Proteins found in one Gemmatimonadaceae bacterium genomic segment:
- a CDS encoding alpha/beta fold hydrolase, translating to MTIGKHTSIRALAVLLVATAPLAAQQQGARPQGQRRPRQVVKMDSARAEELYVSNRPEDQPPADFERQIASKKATDSILAARAAGSYDFKKITYKSNADGMEIPGYLFAPLTKRGPHGHAAMVWVHGGVHGDWTQSMLPFVKEAVARGYVIVTPDYRGSTGHGAAFYNAIDYGGKELDDVLTAVDYLKTLPYVDPDRIGIMGWSHGGFITAHLAMRPETPFKAAAAIVPVTNLVFRLSYKGPGYQRSYSTQPAIGGLPFEKPDEYIKRSPLYHVEDLHIPILVHVATNDQDVNYVEDQQLVWKLRALKPDLAETKVYVDPAPWGASVGHAFSRRVDPKTLERVDSPEQIDSWNRTWVFFEWWLRPYEDRSKPAPKVATGPGQ from the coding sequence ATGACAATTGGTAAGCACACTTCCATTCGCGCCCTCGCGGTGCTGCTCGTCGCGACCGCGCCGCTCGCGGCCCAGCAACAGGGCGCTCGCCCTCAGGGTCAGCGCCGTCCTCGCCAGGTCGTGAAGATGGATTCGGCCCGCGCCGAAGAGCTGTACGTCAGCAATCGTCCCGAAGATCAGCCGCCAGCCGACTTCGAGCGGCAGATCGCGTCGAAGAAGGCGACCGACAGCATTCTCGCCGCGCGGGCGGCAGGCTCGTACGACTTCAAGAAGATCACGTACAAGAGCAACGCTGACGGGATGGAGATCCCCGGCTATCTCTTCGCGCCCCTCACGAAGCGCGGTCCGCACGGCCACGCGGCGATGGTGTGGGTGCACGGCGGCGTCCACGGCGATTGGACGCAATCGATGCTGCCCTTCGTCAAGGAAGCCGTGGCGCGCGGCTATGTCATCGTCACGCCGGACTATCGCGGCAGCACCGGGCACGGCGCAGCGTTCTACAACGCGATCGACTACGGCGGCAAGGAGCTCGACGACGTTCTCACCGCGGTCGATTATCTCAAGACGCTGCCGTACGTGGATCCGGATCGCATCGGCATCATGGGCTGGAGCCACGGCGGTTTCATAACAGCTCATCTCGCGATGCGACCGGAGACGCCCTTCAAGGCCGCGGCTGCAATCGTACCGGTGACGAATCTCGTCTTCCGGCTCTCGTACAAGGGTCCTGGTTATCAGCGCAGTTACTCGACGCAGCCCGCCATCGGCGGTCTCCCGTTCGAGAAGCCCGACGAATACATCAAGCGGTCGCCGCTGTATCACGTCGAGGATCTCCACATCCCGATTCTCGTCCACGTCGCGACGAACGATCAGGACGTGAACTATGTCGAGGATCAGCAGCTCGTGTGGAAGCTGCGCGCGCTGAAGCCGGATCTCGCCGAAACGAAGGTCTACGTCGATCCGGCACCCTGGGGCGCGTCGGTCGGGCACGCGTTCAGCCGACGCGTCGACCCAAAGACGCTCGAGCGCGTCGATTCACCGGAGCAGATCGACTCGTGGAATCGGACGTGGGTGTTCTTCGAGTGGTGGCTCAGGCCATACGAGGATCGGTCGAAGCCGGCGCCAAAGGTAGCGACGGGCCCGGGGCAGTAA